In Silene latifolia isolate original U9 population chromosome X, ASM4854445v1, whole genome shotgun sequence, the following proteins share a genomic window:
- the LOC141620677 gene encoding uncharacterized protein LOC141620677 produces the protein MFNELYTYWTAQTKYSPVAGYEWLKDKKPAVSWSKWIWNEYVVPKHQFVGWLYAHGAMRTKDKLIAYGLDIEGSCFLCNQTAESLDHIWCDCLYSRKVVQELNQRLKISFPVNDVFGWCTQVTGTAMQKGVQLALLWGMVYQIWQQRNKSRMEGMLMRPERIVSQIIEEIRARIRGRDFRMITKTDLEWLQSKELYVLEP, from the coding sequence atgTTTAATGAATTATATACTTATTGGACTGCTCAGACAAAGTATTCTCCTGTTGCGGGTTATGAATGGCTCAAGGATAAGAAACCTGCTGTCAGCTGGTCTAAATGGATATGGAATGAGTATGTAGTGCCTAAACATCAATTTGTTGGGTGGTTATATGCACATGGAGCTATGAGGACGAAGGATAAACTGATAGCATATGGCTTGGACATTGAAGGCAGCTGCTTCCTGTGTAACCAGACTGCTGAAAGTCTAGACCATATATGGTGTGACTGTTTATACAGTAGAAAGGTTGTGCAGGAGTTGAATCAGAGGTTGAAAATTTCGTTCCCTGTCAATGATGTGTTTGGCTGGTGCACACAGGTGACAGGAACTGCTATGCAGAAGGGGGTGCAGCTTGCCCTGCTATGGGGGATGGTGTATCAAATATGGCAGCAACGAAACAAGAGTAGGATGGAAGGGATGTTGATGAGACCTGAAAGAATTGTCAGTCAAATTATTGAGGAGATTAGAGCAAGAATTCGTGGAAGAGACTTCAGAATGATCACAAAAACGGACTTAGAATGGTTACAAAGCAAGGAACTTTATGTACTAGAACCTTAA
- the LOC141617959 gene encoding putative fructokinase-7 isoform X1, translating into MALVTCTGTNGKNHSSLVVCFGEVLIDFVPTVAGVSLAEAPAFAKAPGGAPANVAVGVSKLGGSSAFIGKVGKDEFGFMLADILKQNNVDNSGMRFDPTARTMLAFITLRDDGEREFLFYRNPSADMLLHESELDKDLIEKAKIFHYGSISLIDEPCKSAHLAAMKIAKKAGVFLSYDPNLRKQLWPSEEAARDAIMSIWNQADMIKVSEDEIAFLTKGEDPYDDNVVMKLYHPDLKLLIVTEGSAGCRYYTQAFKGRVGGVKVKPVDTTGAGDAFVGGILSSLASDLSMFKDEKRLVEALRFANACGAVTVTKRGAIPGLPTRDEVLQILHQNST; encoded by the exons ATGGCTTTAG TGACTTGTACAGGTACAAATGGCAAAAACCACAGTTCACTGGTTGTTTGCTTTGGGGAAGTGTTGATTGACTTTGTTCCCACGGTTGCTGGTGTTTCGTTGGCTGAAGCACCTGCATTTGCTAAAGCTCCTGGTGGCGCTCCTGCTAATGTCGCTGTTGGAGTATCAAAGCTAGGAGGTTCTTCAGCTTTTATTGGAAAG GTAGGCAAGGATGAATTTGGCTTCATGCTAGCTGACATCTTGAAGCAAAACAATGTCGACAATTCAGGCATGAGATTCGATCCTACAGCCAGGACAATGTTGGCATTTATCACTTTGAGAGATGATGGAGAGCGAGAGTTTCTGTTCTATCGTAATCCAAGCGCTGATATGCTACTTCATGAATCCGAACTTGATAAAGACTTAATCGAAAAG GCAAAAATCTTTCACTATGGTTCAATAAGTTTAATAGACGAACCTTGCAAATCAGCACATCTTGCTGCCATGAAGATTGCGAAGAAGGCTGGTGTTTTCCTTTCGTATGACCCGAATCTGCGGAAGCAATTATGGCCATCAGAAGAGGCTGCCCGTGATGCCATAATGAGCATTTGGAATCAAGCAGATATGATTAAG GTCAGTGAAGATGAAATTGCGTTCCTGACTAAAGGTGAGGACCCATATGATGACAATGTTGTTATGAAGCTCTATCATCCTGATCTTAAGCTGTTGATTGTGACTGAGGGGTCAGCAGGGTGCCGATACTACACTCAG gcgTTTAAGGGTAGGGTTGGTGGCGTGAAAGTCAAACCTGTGGACACAACTGGTGCAGGGGATGCATTTGTGGGGGGAATTTTGAGCAGTCTGGCTTCTGACTTGAGTATGTTTAAG GACGAGAAACGGCTAGTTGAAGCGCTGCGGTTTGCAAATGCTTGTGGAGCTGTTACCGTCACAAAGAGAGGAGCGATTCCCGGCTTACCTACTAGAGATGAAGTCCTCCAAATACTTCACCAAAACTCTACATGA
- the LOC141617959 gene encoding putative fructokinase-7 isoform X2, producing MALGTNGKNHSSLVVCFGEVLIDFVPTVAGVSLAEAPAFAKAPGGAPANVAVGVSKLGGSSAFIGKVGKDEFGFMLADILKQNNVDNSGMRFDPTARTMLAFITLRDDGEREFLFYRNPSADMLLHESELDKDLIEKAKIFHYGSISLIDEPCKSAHLAAMKIAKKAGVFLSYDPNLRKQLWPSEEAARDAIMSIWNQADMIKVSEDEIAFLTKGEDPYDDNVVMKLYHPDLKLLIVTEGSAGCRYYTQAFKGRVGGVKVKPVDTTGAGDAFVGGILSSLASDLSMFKDEKRLVEALRFANACGAVTVTKRGAIPGLPTRDEVLQILHQNST from the exons ATGGCTTTAG GTACAAATGGCAAAAACCACAGTTCACTGGTTGTTTGCTTTGGGGAAGTGTTGATTGACTTTGTTCCCACGGTTGCTGGTGTTTCGTTGGCTGAAGCACCTGCATTTGCTAAAGCTCCTGGTGGCGCTCCTGCTAATGTCGCTGTTGGAGTATCAAAGCTAGGAGGTTCTTCAGCTTTTATTGGAAAG GTAGGCAAGGATGAATTTGGCTTCATGCTAGCTGACATCTTGAAGCAAAACAATGTCGACAATTCAGGCATGAGATTCGATCCTACAGCCAGGACAATGTTGGCATTTATCACTTTGAGAGATGATGGAGAGCGAGAGTTTCTGTTCTATCGTAATCCAAGCGCTGATATGCTACTTCATGAATCCGAACTTGATAAAGACTTAATCGAAAAG GCAAAAATCTTTCACTATGGTTCAATAAGTTTAATAGACGAACCTTGCAAATCAGCACATCTTGCTGCCATGAAGATTGCGAAGAAGGCTGGTGTTTTCCTTTCGTATGACCCGAATCTGCGGAAGCAATTATGGCCATCAGAAGAGGCTGCCCGTGATGCCATAATGAGCATTTGGAATCAAGCAGATATGATTAAG GTCAGTGAAGATGAAATTGCGTTCCTGACTAAAGGTGAGGACCCATATGATGACAATGTTGTTATGAAGCTCTATCATCCTGATCTTAAGCTGTTGATTGTGACTGAGGGGTCAGCAGGGTGCCGATACTACACTCAG gcgTTTAAGGGTAGGGTTGGTGGCGTGAAAGTCAAACCTGTGGACACAACTGGTGCAGGGGATGCATTTGTGGGGGGAATTTTGAGCAGTCTGGCTTCTGACTTGAGTATGTTTAAG GACGAGAAACGGCTAGTTGAAGCGCTGCGGTTTGCAAATGCTTGTGGAGCTGTTACCGTCACAAAGAGAGGAGCGATTCCCGGCTTACCTACTAGAGATGAAGTCCTCCAAATACTTCACCAAAACTCTACATGA